The following proteins are encoded in a genomic region of Amycolatopsis sulphurea:
- a CDS encoding copper transporter — translation MISLRYHIVSITACFLALAVGVVLGSTALNGSLLSGLSDERKDLGTQVSDLEAQRNVLNARLADADAFAGAMGPKMVAGALDKRTVLLVTTQDARPADRDALKKLVGQSGASVTGELQLTDAFTDPAKTDQLRDVVTRLQPAGAKFPTAGDSGTLAGALLGSVLLLDKSTAKPQSGPDELAAALSGLTDGGFVKPTQGAQPAQLAVVLTGAQQTGEGAGDRAASIARFATQLDRSGAGTVLAGDPGSAEGSGPLGVVRADTSATSILSTVDNVDSQAGRVATLLALKEQLDGGAGRYGIAGNAQSPAPGVGSAGN, via the coding sequence GTGATTTCCCTGCGCTACCACATCGTCTCCATCACCGCCTGCTTCCTCGCCCTCGCGGTCGGCGTGGTGCTCGGCTCGACCGCGCTGAACGGTTCGCTGCTCTCGGGCCTGTCCGACGAGCGGAAGGATCTGGGCACCCAGGTGTCGGATCTGGAGGCGCAGCGCAACGTGCTGAACGCGCGGCTGGCCGACGCGGACGCGTTTGCCGGTGCGATGGGCCCGAAAATGGTGGCCGGCGCGCTGGACAAGCGCACCGTGCTGCTGGTGACCACACAGGACGCGCGCCCGGCCGACCGGGACGCGCTCAAGAAGCTGGTCGGCCAGTCCGGCGCCTCGGTGACCGGGGAACTGCAGCTGACCGACGCGTTCACCGATCCGGCCAAGACCGATCAGCTGCGCGACGTGGTGACCCGGCTGCAACCGGCCGGGGCGAAGTTCCCCACTGCGGGTGATTCCGGCACGCTGGCCGGTGCGCTGCTGGGCTCGGTGCTGCTGCTGGACAAGAGCACCGCCAAACCGCAGTCCGGCCCGGACGAGCTGGCCGCCGCCCTGAGCGGGCTCACCGACGGCGGGTTCGTGAAGCCGACCCAGGGTGCGCAGCCCGCACAGCTGGCCGTCGTGCTCACCGGCGCGCAGCAGACGGGGGAGGGCGCCGGTGACCGGGCGGCCTCCATCGCGCGGTTCGCCACGCAGCTCGACCGTTCCGGCGCGGGCACGGTGCTGGCCGGCGATCCGGGTTCGGCCGAGGGCAGCGGCCCGCTCGGCGTGGTCCGCGCGGACACCTCGGCGACCTCCATTCTGTCCACTGTGGACAATGTGGACTCCCAGGCGGGCCGGGTGGCCACCCTGCTCGCGCTCAAGGAACAGCTGGACGGCGGCGCGGGCCGCTACGGGATCGCGGGCAACGCGCAGTCTCCCGCGCCCGGGGTCGGTTCCGCGGGCAACTGA